The Streptomyces sp. V3I7 genome segment GCCGGGTCGGCCGGTCCGGCGAAGGCGCCGGAGGCGTCCCGGGCGCGGAAGAAGCCGGTCGACGGATCGAAGACGTTGCGGTAGTTGCGTGAGCGGGCCGCCCACCGGTCGGCGTCCGCGGTGTGGCCGAGGGCGCGGGCCATCTGCGCGAGCATCGCGTCGGACAGGGCGTACTCCAGGGTCACCGAGGCGCCCTGGTGGTAGTCCGAGTCGCCGAGCTTGGCCTGCGGGCGGCCCGGGACGTAGGGGGCGAAGCCGTTCGCCAGGTACTCGTCGTTGGCCTCCCGGCCGGCCATCGGCACGTCGACCGGGGGCACGCCGTCGGCGTTCTGCCGCAGCACGCGGTACGCCCGTTCCTCGTACCCCCTGAGAAGACCGAGCTGGTACGCGGTGGTGAGGAACGGGGTGACCGGGTCGCCGGTCATGATGTTCGTCTCGGCCGTGGCGTAGCCCCACTTGGGCAGCCAGCCGCCCTCCTCGCCGACCCTGATCACCGACCGGGCCATGTCGCGGGCCTCGCGCGGCGCGAGCAGGGCGAGGAGCTGGCACTGGGTGCGGTAGGTGTCCCACAGGGACCAGTTCTGGTAGTACGTGAACCCCTTGGCGCGGTGGGTCCGCTGGTCCCAGCCGGTGTAGCGGCCGTCCGCGTCGCTGCCCGTGCTCGGCGCGAGGAACGACCGGTACAGCGACGAGTAGAACGTACGGCGCCGGGTGTCGTCCCCGCCTCGGACACGGACCGTGCGCAGCCGCCCCTCCCACGCCCGCCGGGCCGCCTCGCGCACCGCGTCGAACGAACGGCCGCCCTCCGCCCGCAGGTTGACCTCCGCGCCCCGCGGGTCGACGTACGACAGCGCGGTGGTCGCCGTGACCGTGCGGTCCCCGGTGGTGTCGAACCGGACGTAGGCGCCGCCGCGGCCGGTGCGGGAGCCGTCGGTGACGGCGGCGCCGTCCCAGGTGCCGTACGCGGTGAAGGGCCGGTCGAAGCGGGTGATCGTGTGCACGGTGTACGGCAGGGTGTCGCGGCAGAAGCCGCGGCCGGTGATCGTGGTGCGCACGGTGCGGTCGTCGAGGATCTCGACCCTGGCGCCGACCGCCTTGTGCAGCGACTGGCCCGCGTTGAGCAGGACGTTGGCCTTGTCGGTGGCCGGGAAGGTGTAGCGCTGCACGCCGGTGCGCGTGGTGGCGGTCAGCTCGGCGGTGATCCCGGAGGACAGGCCGACCCGGTAGGAGCCCGGGCTCGCCTGTTCGTCGGTGTGCCGGAAGCCGGCCGCGTACCGGGCGTAGTCCGTCTCCGTGACGTCCCCGGTGGTCGGCAGGACCGGCAGGTCCCCGCCGATACGGCACCCGACGCCGGAGAGGTGGACCAGCGAGAAGCCCCGGATGCGGCTGTCGGAGTAGTCGTACCCCGTCCGGTGCCCGGTGTCGGGCGAGAGCTGGACCATCCCGAAGGGCACCGTCGCGCCGGGGAAGGTGTTGCCCTCGTTCTCGGTGCCGATGAACGGGTCGACCAGGTCGGTGAGCGGGCCGCCGCTCGGTTCGGCGGACCGCGCGGCGGGGGCGAGGAGCAGCGCGGACGCCGTCATCACCCCCGCCAGACACAGCCGCTCAAGCCGGGTCCCTCTCATGTGGGATGACCTCCGGAGCTCGACGTCAGTGTCTGCATCCTGAGGTCATCGGGGCGGGAAGCCGGGGATCCCGGGCGGTCTTCGTCGGACGCGTCGCGGTACGGGACCGGGCCCGGGGGAACATAGCCTCAAAAGTGGAGAAATGAGACTAAGGGGATCATCGTGGATGATCATGGCTTGTTCGAAGACGACGCCGAAATCGGACGGCAGGACAGGGCCGCCGCCGGGGAGCCGCTGGAGCCGCGGGTGGGCCCCGTGCCGAAAGGGCCGCCCAAGTCGAAGCCGTACACGCATCCGGCGGCGGGCTGGGGCGCGGCCAAGGCTGTGGGCGAGTTCCTGGTCGACGAGCGCGAGGTCGTGGTGGGCTCGCTCGAGATGCTGAAGATGAACCAGGAGGACAGCGGCGGCTTCGACTGCCCGGGCTGTGCGTGGCCCGACACCAAGGGCCTGGCGCTGGACCTCTGCGAGAACGGCATCAAGCACACCACGTGGGAGATGACGGGCAAGCGCGTCACCCGCGAGTTCTTCGCGGAGCACACCGTCACGTCGCTGTTCGACTGGAACGACCACGACCTCGAGGCGCAGGGCCGGCTGACCGAGCCGATGACCTACGACCCGGAGACCGACCACTACGTGCCCATCAGCTGGGCGGACGCGTTCAAGCTCTTCGGCGACGCCGTCCGCGCTCTTGAGGATCCGAACCAGGCCTCGTACTACACCTCGGGACGGCTGGGCAACGAGGCTTCCTTCCTCTACCAGCTCATGACCCGAGAGCTCGGCACCAACAACCAGCCCGACTGCGCCAACATGTGCACCGAGGCCGGCAGCCGCGCGATGATCGCCTCGCTCGGCACCGGCAAGGGCACCGTGGACCTCAAGGACTGGGAGGCCGCGGACGCCGTCTTCGTGATCGGCATCAACGCCGCGTCCAACGCGCCGCGCATGCTCACCCCGCTGGCGCAGCTCTACCGCGCCGGCAAGAAGCTCGTCCACATCAACCCGCAGGTCGAGGCGGGTGCCACCCGCACGATCATTCCGCACGACCTCGTGGCGATGGCGACCTTCCACGCCACCCCGACCAGCAACCTCAATATCCAGCCGCGGTCCGCCGGCGACATGGCGCTGATGCGCGGGATCGCCAAGGCGACCCTGGAGATGTCCGAGAGGGACGATCACGCGATCGACAGGGAGTTCCTGGCGCGCCACACGACCGGCTTCGACGCCTACCGGAGGCTGGTCGAGGACACCTCGTGGGACGAGATCGTCCAGCAGTCGGGCGTGGCCAGGGAGGACATCCTCAAGGCCGCCACGATCTACCGCGAGGCCGACCGGTCGATCATGACCTGGGGCCTGGGCGTCAACCAGCACGAGCACGCCGTCGACACGATCCGCGAGATCGTCAACGTCCTGCTGCTGCGCGGCAACATCGGCCGCGAGGGCGCCGGCGCCGCTCCCAACCGCGGCCACAGCAACGTGCAGGGCAACCGCACCTGCGGCATCACCAACGCCCCCACGCGGGAGTTCCTCGACAAGCTCGCCGAGGTCTGCGGGATCGACCCGCCGCGGGAGGAGGGGCTGGACGTCATCGGCACCGTCGAGGCGATGGACCGCGGCGACATCAAGGTCTTCGTCGGCATGGCGGGCAACTTCGCGCTCGCGCTGCCCGACACCAGGTACACCTACGCGAGCCTGCGGAAGGTGGATCTGACCGTCTACGTCAGCACCAAGCTCAACCGCAGCCACATCGTCCACGGCAAGCGGGCCCTGATCTTGCCGTGCCTGGGCCGCACCGAGAAGGACATGCAGAGCGGCGGCCTGCAGCGGCTGTCGGTCGAGGACGGCGATTCGATGGTCCACCTCTCGCAGGGCAACCAGCACCCGGCCTCGCCGCACCTGCTCTCCGAGCCCGCGATCATCGCCGGCCTCGCCCGGGCGGCGCTGCCGGACTCCGCCACCCCGTGGGAGTGGTACGTCGAGGACTACGACCGCATCCGCGACACCATGGCGAAGGTCCTGTACGGCTTCGAGGACTTCAACCGGCGCGTCCGGCAGCCGATGGGCTTCCGGATCAAGCAGCCCGCCCGCGAGCTGGTCTTCCTCACCCCCTCAGGGCGCGCCGAGTTCTCGCACGCCCCCCTGCCCGACGTGGTGCCCCGCGACGGGCGGCTCGTCCTGGGCGCGATGCGCTCCCACGACCAGTGGAACACCACGATCTACACCGACAACGACCGCTACCGCGGCATCCACCACCTGCGCACGCTCGTCTTCATGAACGGCGACGACATGCGCGAGCGCGGCCTGAAGGAGTTCCAGCCGACCACGATCACGGCATACGCCAAGGACGGGACCGAGCGCACGCTGAAAGGCTTCCTCGCGGTCGAACACGACATCCCGCGCGGCGTCGCCGCCGGCTACATGCCGGAGCTGAACCAGCTGATCTCGGTCAGCGACTACAGCGCCCAGAGCGACCAGCCGCTGATGAAGCAGCTGAACGTCACGATCGAACAGGACGCCTGACGATTCCCGTCGAGGCCCTCGGCCGGCCCTCGCGCCGTCTCGCGCCAGGCGCGTCGGCGGCGCGCGCGGCCGTGCGGGGCGGCCTCACCCGGGTGCCCCCCCAGGGGTCTCCCCCGGAGCGGTTTGGTGGTATGGGGGAGTGCTCCGTAAAATTCCCTGTTCGAAAGCGGGCGCGACCGGTGCCCTGCGCAGGTGATCAGGGAAGCGGCAGCGCGATGACGGTGACAGACGACGGCCTGACGGCCTCGGGCGTGGCGAACGAGCCCGGCGACGAGGTGGTCCACGGCCCCGGCATCGACCCCGAGCGCCTGGCGGTCTGCCTCGCCGTACTGGAGGAGCTCGACAAGATCGAGGTCGACCACCCCGACGCGATCAAGGTGCGCCGGGCCACCTCGCACATCTACCGCACGGTCAAGCAGCGCCGCCGCCAGGAGCGCCGGGCCGCCAAGACCGCGCACGACAAGGCGATCACCGAGGCCACCGCGACCGGCTCCGCCCAGCGCATCGACGACGAGACCGAGGGCATCCTGCCGTCGTCGAGCACCGAGTCCGGCAGGATCGCGGGGATACTCCAGCGCCCGCGCTCCTGCTACACCTGCAAGTCCCGGTACGTGGAAGTCGACTACTTCTACCACCAGCTCTGTCCCGATTGCGCCGGCCTGAACCGCGCCAAGCGCGACGCCGGCGCCGACCTCACCGGCAAGCGCGCGCTGCTCACCGGCGGCCGCGCCAAGATCGGCATGTACATCGCGCTGCGGCTGCTGCGCGACGGCGCGCACACGACGATCACCACGCGCTTCCCGAAGGACGCCATCCGCCGTTTCAAGGCGATGGAGGACTCGGCGGACTGGATGCACCGCCTGGAGGTCGTGGGCATCGACCTGCGCGACCCGGCGCAGGCCGTGGCCCTCGCGGACCAGATCACCGAGGCCGGCCCGCTCGACATCCTGATCAACAACGCGACGCAGACCGTGCGCCGGCTGCCCTCCGCCTACGCCGCCCTGGTCGACGGCGAGAGTGCCCCGCTGCCGGCCGGTGAGCTTCCCGCGCACCACGTCATCGGCGCCTTCAACTCCGGCGCGGTCGACGGTCTGGCGGCCCTGCCCGTCGGCACCAGCGGCCTCGACGCCCAGAAGGTCGCCGACCTCGCCCTGGTCGCGGGCAACGCCAGCGTCGCCCGGCACCTCGACGGCACCGCCATCGACGCGGGCGGCCTGCTCCCCGACGTCGTCGAGTCCAACACCTGGGTGCAGACCATCGAGCAGATCTCCCCGGTGGAGCTCCTCGAGACCCAGCTGTGCAACTACACGGCGCCGTTCATCCTGATCAGCAAGCTCCGCCCGGTCATGGCGGAGGCGGCCAGGAAGGCGACGAGCGGACGCGCGTACGTCGTCAACGTCTCGGCGATGGAGGGCGTCTTCGGCCGCGGCTACAAGGGCGCCGGCCACCCCAACACCAACGCCGCCAAGGCCGCGATGAACATGGTGACGCGCACCAGCGCCCAGGAGATGTTCGACGCCGACGGCATCCTCATGACCTCGGTCGACACCGGCTGGATCACCGACGAGCGTCCCCACTTCGACAAGCTCCGCCTCGCCGACGAGGGCTTCCACGCCCCGCTCGACCTGGTCGACGGCGCGGCCCGCGTCTACGACCCGATCGTGCGCGGCGAGGCGGGCGAGGACCTGTACGGCGTGTTCATGAAGGACTACGCGCCCGGCAAGTGGTGACCCGGCTCCACCGCCGCTGATCCGGTACGGCGCCGAGCGCGCCGTACCGGATCATGACGCGCCGTCATGCGCCGTACCGGATCATGACGCGCCGTCAGCCGCCCGCCCCGGCCCCGCGTGCCGTGCCGCCACCAGTTCCAGCACCGTGCGCCAGTCCTCCAGGACCCCCGCGTCGAAACCGGCGGTCCGGCCCTCCTCGTCCGCCGCACGCAGGGACAGCAGGTCGTCGTCGGCGTACGGGCCCCGGGCCATGCCGTGGTGGCGTACGAGACGGGCGACCCGGTCGCCGAGCAGTGGCCGCACCGCGGCGGCCGCGCGGTCCGCCTGCTCGGCCTCCTCGCTCGGCCCCAGCAGCCGCCCGCTGTCCCGCATCAGCCCCGCGACCTGGAGCTCCTTGTCGGCGGGACGGCTGCGACGCAGGAGAGCCGCGGTCCGCAGCGCGCGCTCGCTCCGGCACGCGTACAGCATCTCCATCAGCTCCTCGACGCCGCGCAGCTCCATCCGTCCGTCCTCCCGCGATACGGCTCGTGTGGACGCCAGCAGAGCAGGACGAGTTTTCGGTCCGGCCAACGCCGCCTGAACTGCTCGACGTCGAGGACACGTGTGCGGCGATGTCCGCCGAATGGGTGGCCCCAAAGGGTGCATCATGTGACAAATGGGCGCAAAATTGGGCTGATGGAGCACACATTGGATCGCAATGGTTACGCCTTGTTTGCACTCCCTATCGAGCGCGCCCCCGCTCATTTGGTTACTCTATAGCCGACGGACAGCACGACTGGGTCCCATCCCCACCCACCGTCCGTCCCGAGGCGACCGCTTCACAACGGTCTGTTCTCCTACGAGTTGCCGGCGCCACCGCGTCCGAACTGGCCTTCCCTCCAGACCCGAGCGGGCGTGACGTGCCGGATCACAGACTGTTCCGGTTCGCCCCGAGGGTGACCCGACACATAAGGAGTGCGCGGTGACACCGGAGAAGACGAATCGCGAGCAGAGCAGCAAGAAGAGCAAGGAGAGCCCGGGCAAGAGGCCCGGTCAGCTCGGCAACCTCGACGTGTGGGCCCGGTCCGCTCCGATCCGCCTCGCGGGTTACGAGGAGGATCTCGCCGAACCGCACATCCTGCCGAGCGTGGACTGACCGCCGGGTCAGCCACCTCGCGATCGCCGGACGCATGGGCGTGCGCAGGAGTCACGCCCATGCCGGCCACCCGCACCGAAGAAGCCGCGGCCGACACCGGACCGCGGCTCCTCTCTGTCCGTCCGGACGTCCGCTCCCCGGGCTCGTCCCCTCCCCGCGTCAGTCCAGCAGCGCCGTGCGCTGCCACGGCCGCAGGCTCTCCAGCCGCTCCGCCAGCTCCAGCAGCTTCGGCTCCGACCCCGGCAGGCCCACGAGTTGTACGGCGCCGGGCGCGCCCGAGGGCAGCGTGCCGAACGGGACGGACATGGCGGGCCAGCCCGTGAGGTTCCACGCCGGGGTCAGCGGTGAACAGGCGGTGTTGGCGAGGACGTTGCTCAGCCAGCCGCGCTCGTGCCACGACCCCGCCTTGGGCGAGCGGCGGGCGAGAGCCGGGGTGAGCAGCACGTCGTGCTCGGCGAAGAAGGGGATCAGGCGCCGACGCAGCCGCTCGCGGTGGTCGCCGGTGCGGACGGTGCGCAGGAAGCGGCGTCCGACGGCGGCGTGGGCCCGGGTGCGCGGGGCCAGCAGCGCCGGGTCGAGGGCGGCGGCGTCCACCGCGGTGCCCGCCGTCCAGTGCTGGAGCGCGGTGAGGCCCATGGTCACCGGGTACGGCGGCTCGGCCCGGCGCACCCGGTGGCCCGCCCCCGCCAGCAACCCGGCCGCCTCCCGCACCGCGGCCGCGTACGGCCGGGTCACGCTGGTCCCGGCGAGCGGGCTGCGCAGGGAGACGCCGATCCTCAGCGCGGCCGGCTCGTCCCCGTCCGCGGGCTCCGCGGCCGTGAACTCTGTGCCGGCCAGGGCCGAGAGCATCAGCCGGAGATCCTCGACCGTGGTCGCCAGCGGTCCGTTCTCGGACATGCCGAACCAGTCGCCGTTGCCGATCCCGGCCGGGATCACCCCGTGCCCCGGCTTGAGCGTGACCAGGCCGCAGTTGGCCGCGGGGATGCGCAGCGAGCCCATGCCGTCGTTGCCCAGCGCGATCGGAGTCAGGCCTGCAGCGACCGCGGCCGCGCTGCCGCCCGAGGAGCCG includes the following:
- a CDS encoding amidase, whose product is MTKWIGRTAAEIAAAVRDKRATPREVVAEHLARIERLDGRIGAFRTVRAEAALAEADALADRSDLAELPLAGVPVAIKDNLGVRGESTRNGSAATPDTPAAEDHVTVARLRAAGAVVVGLTNVPELCVFGTTEGVYGISRNPWDTARSAGGSSGGSAAAVAAGLTPIALGNDGMGSLRIPAANCGLVTLKPGHGVIPAGIGNGDWFGMSENGPLATTVEDLRLMLSALAGTEFTAAEPADGDEPAALRIGVSLRSPLAGTSVTRPYAAAVREAAGLLAGAGHRVRRAEPPYPVTMGLTALQHWTAGTAVDAAALDPALLAPRTRAHAAVGRRFLRTVRTGDHRERLRRRLIPFFAEHDVLLTPALARRSPKAGSWHERGWLSNVLANTACSPLTPAWNLTGWPAMSVPFGTLPSGAPGAVQLVGLPGSEPKLLELAERLESLRPWQRTALLD
- a CDS encoding FdhF/YdeP family oxidoreductase; the encoded protein is MFEDDAEIGRQDRAAAGEPLEPRVGPVPKGPPKSKPYTHPAAGWGAAKAVGEFLVDEREVVVGSLEMLKMNQEDSGGFDCPGCAWPDTKGLALDLCENGIKHTTWEMTGKRVTREFFAEHTVTSLFDWNDHDLEAQGRLTEPMTYDPETDHYVPISWADAFKLFGDAVRALEDPNQASYYTSGRLGNEASFLYQLMTRELGTNNQPDCANMCTEAGSRAMIASLGTGKGTVDLKDWEAADAVFVIGINAASNAPRMLTPLAQLYRAGKKLVHINPQVEAGATRTIIPHDLVAMATFHATPTSNLNIQPRSAGDMALMRGIAKATLEMSERDDHAIDREFLARHTTGFDAYRRLVEDTSWDEIVQQSGVAREDILKAATIYREADRSIMTWGLGVNQHEHAVDTIREIVNVLLLRGNIGREGAGAAPNRGHSNVQGNRTCGITNAPTREFLDKLAEVCGIDPPREEGLDVIGTVEAMDRGDIKVFVGMAGNFALALPDTRYTYASLRKVDLTVYVSTKLNRSHIVHGKRALILPCLGRTEKDMQSGGLQRLSVEDGDSMVHLSQGNQHPASPHLLSEPAIIAGLARAALPDSATPWEWYVEDYDRIRDTMAKVLYGFEDFNRRVRQPMGFRIKQPARELVFLTPSGRAEFSHAPLPDVVPRDGRLVLGAMRSHDQWNTTIYTDNDRYRGIHHLRTLVFMNGDDMRERGLKEFQPTTITAYAKDGTERTLKGFLAVEHDIPRGVAAGYMPELNQLISVSDYSAQSDQPLMKQLNVTIEQDA
- a CDS encoding SDR family NAD(P)-dependent oxidoreductase — translated: MTVTDDGLTASGVANEPGDEVVHGPGIDPERLAVCLAVLEELDKIEVDHPDAIKVRRATSHIYRTVKQRRRQERRAAKTAHDKAITEATATGSAQRIDDETEGILPSSSTESGRIAGILQRPRSCYTCKSRYVEVDYFYHQLCPDCAGLNRAKRDAGADLTGKRALLTGGRAKIGMYIALRLLRDGAHTTITTRFPKDAIRRFKAMEDSADWMHRLEVVGIDLRDPAQAVALADQITEAGPLDILINNATQTVRRLPSAYAALVDGESAPLPAGELPAHHVIGAFNSGAVDGLAALPVGTSGLDAQKVADLALVAGNASVARHLDGTAIDAGGLLPDVVESNTWVQTIEQISPVELLETQLCNYTAPFILISKLRPVMAEAARKATSGRAYVVNVSAMEGVFGRGYKGAGHPNTNAAKAAMNMVTRTSAQEMFDADGILMTSVDTGWITDERPHFDKLRLADEGFHAPLDLVDGAARVYDPIVRGEAGEDLYGVFMKDYAPGKW
- a CDS encoding GH92 family glycosyl hydrolase, whose translation is MRGTRLERLCLAGVMTASALLLAPAARSAEPSGGPLTDLVDPFIGTENEGNTFPGATVPFGMVQLSPDTGHRTGYDYSDSRIRGFSLVHLSGVGCRIGGDLPVLPTTGDVTETDYARYAAGFRHTDEQASPGSYRVGLSSGITAELTATTRTGVQRYTFPATDKANVLLNAGQSLHKAVGARVEILDDRTVRTTITGRGFCRDTLPYTVHTITRFDRPFTAYGTWDGAAVTDGSRTGRGGAYVRFDTTGDRTVTATTALSYVDPRGAEVNLRAEGGRSFDAVREAARRAWEGRLRTVRVRGGDDTRRRTFYSSLYRSFLAPSTGSDADGRYTGWDQRTHRAKGFTYYQNWSLWDTYRTQCQLLALLAPREARDMARSVIRVGEEGGWLPKWGYATAETNIMTGDPVTPFLTTAYQLGLLRGYEERAYRVLRQNADGVPPVDVPMAGREANDEYLANGFAPYVPGRPQAKLGDSDYHQGASVTLEYALSDAMLAQMARALGHTADADRWAARSRNYRNVFDPSTGFFRARDASGAFAGPADPARSVGFHEGTAWQYQWLVPQDVPDLVRLIGGQRAANDRLDAFFAYDRLLTDPERTAREVWVHGDPYTYYNAAVYNPMNEPDLIAPYTYLSTGQPWKTTDVVHAAMTLFTDAPTGMTGNDDLGTMSAWHVLSSIGLFPVQPGYGTWGLSTPVFDRVDLALDRRYWPGGRLTVSAPGTSAADRYVQGVAADGVPYGRTYLTTDALRSLRELSFTVGPHPSEWGTSPGSAPPSLT